The Rhinolophus ferrumequinum isolate MPI-CBG mRhiFer1 chromosome 4, mRhiFer1_v1.p, whole genome shotgun sequence genome has a window encoding:
- the TPT1 gene encoding translationally-controlled tumor protein translates to MIIYRDLISHDEMFSDIYKIREIADGLCLEVEGKMVSRTEGNIDDSLIGGNASAEGPDGEGTESTVVTGVDIVMNHHLQETSFTKEAYKKYIKDYMKSIKGKLEEQRPERVKPFMTGAAEQIKHILANFKNYQFFIGENMNPDGMVALLDYREDGVTPYMIFFKDGLEMEKC, encoded by the exons ATGATCATCTACCGGGACCTCATCAGCC ATGATGAGATGTTCTCCGACATCTACAAGATCCGGGAGATCGCGGACGGGCTGTgcctggaggtggaggggaag ATGGTCAGTAGGACAGAGGGTAACATTGATGACTCGCTCATTGGTGGAAATGCCTCCGCTGAAGGCCCCGATGGCGAAGGTACCGAAAGCACGGTAGTCACTGGTGTTGATATTGTCATGAACCATCATTTGCAGGAAACCAGCTTCACAAAAGAAGCATATAAGAAGTACATCAAGGATTACATGAAATC aaTCAAAGGGAAACTTGAAGAACAGAGACCAGAAAGAGTAAAACCTTTTATGACAGGGGCTGCAGAACAAATCAAGCATATTCTTGCTAACTTCAAAAACTACCAG TTCTTTATTGGTGAAAACATGAATCCAGATGGCATGGTTGCTCTGCTGGACTACCGTGAGGATGGTGTGACCCCatatatgattttctttaaggatggtttagaaatggaaaaatgt TAA